One Paraburkholderia kururiensis DNA window includes the following coding sequences:
- the moaC gene encoding cyclic pyranopterin monophosphate synthase MoaC: MSELTHFDDSGKAHMVDVGAKAETKRIAVARGSIRMLPETFALIRDGGAKKGDVIGVARIAAIQGAKRTADLIPLCHPLALTRVAVDFALDETLPGVHCTAQVETFGRTGVEMEALTAVQVGLLTVYDMCKAVDRGMTITDVKVMEKHGGKSGDWVAA; encoded by the coding sequence ATGTCAGAACTCACCCATTTCGACGACTCCGGCAAAGCGCATATGGTGGACGTCGGCGCGAAGGCGGAGACCAAACGCATCGCCGTTGCACGCGGTTCCATCCGCATGCTGCCGGAGACCTTCGCGCTGATCCGCGACGGCGGCGCGAAAAAGGGCGACGTCATCGGCGTGGCCCGAATCGCGGCAATCCAGGGCGCCAAACGCACAGCGGACCTGATTCCGCTATGCCATCCGCTCGCGCTCACGCGCGTCGCGGTGGACTTTGCACTCGACGAGACGCTGCCCGGCGTACATTGCACGGCGCAGGTCGAGACGTTCGGGCGCACTGGAGTGGAGATGGAAGCGCTCACAGCCGTGCAGGTGGGTCTGCTGACGGTCTACGACATGTGCAAGGCGGTGGACCGCGGCATGACCATCACCGACGTGAAGGTGATGGAAAAGCATGGCGGGAAGTCGGGCGACTGGGTGGCGGCTTAG